Below is a window of Oceanotoga teriensis DNA.
CAAAAAAAGATTTTTTAACAAACTCAGAGATCTCTGAAAATTTAGATATGAGTAAAAGTGCGATATCACATCAAATGAGGATATTAAAAAATCTAAACCTCGTAGATTATAAAAAAGATGGTAGAAATATTCTTTATTTTCTCACAGATCCCCATATAAAAAAAATAATTCAAATTGCAATAGAACATGTAGATGATTTTATCTATTAAGGGAGGGTTTTT
It encodes the following:
- a CDS encoding ArsR/SmtB family transcription factor, producing the protein MKKINPKYFQLASEVLSAMGDMTRFKILYELTKKDFLTNSEISENLDMSKSAISHQMRILKNLNLVDYKKDGRNILYFLTDPHIKKIIQIAIEHVDDFIY